In Vibrio alginolyticus NBRC 15630 = ATCC 17749, one genomic interval encodes:
- a CDS encoding TrkH family potassium uptake protein translates to MVLWHPSVIPIERKPKAGKKLLGAPPLILSLSFACLIMLGTVLLKLPIATTEPITWIQSLFTATSAITVTGLVVVDTGTAFTPFGQVVIAFLIQCGGLGLMTFAIVTLLALGGKIGFLERAVAREAFNQTDSSTLIATAKSVLMFALLVELIGFTILSVYWSEELGWETSLFHGFFYTISAFNNAGFALSADSLMPYVDDPIVNFTITSLFIIGGLGFSVWIDLKRNRRWHRLTVYSRMMILGTVTINVVALIAIYLIEYDNPNTLAPLSEAGKWWASWFQAVTPRTAGFNTLAIDQLEDATTAIILVLMFIGGGSLSTASGIKVVTFMVLVLATYSYLRRDEATYAFQREIPKETISKALALTLISVGVTWFAIFTLLLTEKASMLDIMFEAVSALGTVGLSRGLTGSLSEPGELVIIFMMFMGRLGPLTLAYFLASPRKKKARYASTKLAIG, encoded by the coding sequence ATGGTTTTGTGGCATCCCTCTGTTATCCCAATCGAGCGAAAACCCAAAGCGGGCAAAAAATTGTTGGGCGCACCGCCATTAATACTTAGCCTCAGCTTTGCGTGCTTGATCATGCTCGGCACGGTCTTACTCAAACTGCCGATTGCCACCACAGAGCCCATCACTTGGATTCAAAGCCTGTTTACAGCAACATCGGCCATTACGGTGACGGGATTAGTTGTGGTGGACACGGGCACGGCGTTTACGCCTTTTGGGCAAGTGGTTATTGCTTTCCTGATTCAATGTGGTGGCCTAGGTTTGATGACGTTTGCTATCGTGACCTTGCTGGCTCTGGGCGGAAAAATTGGCTTTTTGGAGCGAGCAGTCGCGAGAGAGGCGTTCAACCAGACTGATTCATCGACACTCATTGCCACTGCTAAATCTGTATTGATGTTCGCTCTGCTCGTTGAACTTATTGGTTTCACTATTTTGAGCGTTTATTGGAGTGAAGAGCTGGGCTGGGAAACCAGTTTGTTCCATGGTTTCTTCTACACCATCAGTGCGTTTAACAATGCAGGTTTTGCGTTGAGTGCCGATAGCTTAATGCCTTACGTGGACGACCCGATCGTTAACTTCACCATTACCAGTTTGTTCATTATTGGTGGTTTAGGCTTCTCGGTTTGGATTGACTTAAAACGCAATCGCCGTTGGCACCGACTCACCGTTTACAGTCGAATGATGATCTTAGGCACGGTGACCATTAACGTGGTGGCACTTATCGCGATTTACCTGATTGAATATGACAACCCCAACACGCTTGCCCCTTTGAGCGAAGCAGGGAAATGGTGGGCATCGTGGTTTCAAGCGGTGACGCCAAGAACGGCGGGGTTCAATACTTTAGCTATCGATCAGTTGGAAGATGCCACAACGGCGATCATTCTGGTGTTGATGTTTATCGGCGGTGGTTCATTGAGTACGGCAAGTGGCATTAAAGTTGTGACATTTATGGTATTGGTCTTGGCAACTTACAGCTATTTGCGTCGCGATGAAGCAACCTATGCCTTTCAACGCGAGATTCCCAAAGAGACCATCAGCAAGGCATTGGCGCTGACTCTGATCTCGGTGGGGGTGACTTGGTTTGCCATATTCACGCTGTTACTGACAGAGAAAGCGTCTATGTTAGATATTATGTTCGAAGCGGTCTCGGCACTGGGTACGGTTGGGTTATCGCGAGGCTTAACGGGCAGTTTGTCCGAACCGGGTGAGTTAGTGATCATCTTCATGATGTTTATGGGACGATTAGGGCCTCTTACATTAGCGTACTTCTTAGCCAGTCCAAGAAAGAAAAAAGCGCGTTACGCGAGTACTAAACTGGCAATAGGGTAG
- a CDS encoding BCCT family transporter — protein MRATSGILKGLNPTVTIASKIVVIGFVLFCAILANQAGQYFETISGILLQNMKWFYIGLVSLVVGFLLYLMVSRYGHIRLSKDDEKPEFSYLSWVSMLFSGGMGIGLIFWSVAEPMWHYADNPFTQGLTNEAATTSMKLTFFHWGLHPWSVFIIVALALAYFSYRKDLPFTLRSILYPLIGDRIYGPIGHTVDILTVAVTAFGISQTLGMGVIQINSGLNQAFGLDISLGIQLFIIVSLCTCAVASVLSGVGKGIRRLSEWNMLLSLALVLVVLYIGPTRYILNTLLESTGLYAQNIVGMSLWSDAQNDSGWQNWWTAYYWPWWMTWAPFVGMFVARISKGRTIRELIGGALIVPTLITFLWISVFGGAALKVEQDARVAHQEQVTAAQEAKQTPPADFSGGPILEATKADTTRALFTLFDNLDTGMFGKLLSVLACLLLGTYFITSADSGTLVLCTLDAAGHSEPPTSIRVLWGIMIAAIAGVLLYAGGLKAMQTASIIAGFPIAIFIAVMSLTLFHSIRREPKPWAMLPEHVHPEQEKLDGPVEPLVESKTVASEPIASRSSLKDDSTLNQGPVLS, from the coding sequence ATGAGAGCAACATCTGGGATATTGAAAGGACTCAATCCGACTGTGACTATCGCATCAAAGATCGTCGTTATCGGTTTTGTACTTTTCTGCGCCATTCTCGCCAACCAAGCGGGCCAATACTTCGAAACGATTTCCGGCATTTTGCTGCAGAATATGAAGTGGTTTTACATCGGACTTGTTTCACTCGTTGTCGGTTTTCTTCTTTACCTTATGGTTAGTCGATATGGACATATTCGTTTGAGTAAAGATGACGAAAAACCAGAGTTTAGTTATTTGTCTTGGGTATCCATGCTTTTTTCCGGAGGCATGGGGATAGGCTTGATTTTCTGGTCGGTCGCCGAACCGATGTGGCATTACGCTGACAACCCATTTACTCAAGGCCTGACCAATGAAGCCGCAACAACATCAATGAAACTGACATTCTTTCACTGGGGTCTACATCCTTGGTCTGTCTTTATCATTGTTGCACTCGCATTAGCTTACTTTTCCTACCGTAAAGATCTGCCTTTTACCCTACGCTCTATCTTGTACCCTTTGATTGGTGATCGTATTTATGGGCCTATCGGACACACGGTTGATATCCTAACCGTCGCGGTGACTGCTTTCGGTATCTCTCAAACCTTGGGGATGGGAGTTATCCAAATAAACTCTGGTTTGAATCAAGCCTTTGGTCTAGATATTAGTTTGGGGATTCAACTCTTTATTATCGTTTCCCTTTGTACTTGTGCGGTTGCGTCGGTGCTATCTGGTGTAGGAAAAGGTATTCGCCGTTTATCAGAATGGAACATGCTGCTCTCACTCGCACTCGTGCTAGTCGTACTTTACATTGGTCCAACTCGCTATATCTTAAATACGCTACTCGAAAGCACGGGGCTTTATGCACAAAACATTGTCGGTATGAGCTTATGGAGCGATGCACAGAATGACTCTGGCTGGCAAAACTGGTGGACGGCTTATTACTGGCCTTGGTGGATGACTTGGGCACCTTTCGTTGGCATGTTTGTGGCTCGTATCTCTAAAGGGCGCACAATACGTGAGCTTATCGGTGGTGCTCTCATCGTACCTACGCTGATCACGTTTTTATGGATTTCAGTATTTGGTGGCGCAGCGTTAAAGGTAGAGCAAGACGCTCGTGTTGCTCATCAAGAGCAAGTCACTGCGGCACAAGAAGCCAAACAAACACCACCTGCGGATTTTTCTGGCGGCCCGATTCTTGAAGCGACTAAAGCCGATACGACACGCGCTTTGTTTACGCTATTCGACAATCTAGATACAGGTATGTTTGGTAAACTACTTAGCGTACTTGCGTGTTTATTACTCGGTACTTATTTCATTACCTCCGCTGACTCGGGTACCTTGGTTCTATGTACCCTCGATGCCGCTGGGCACAGTGAGCCTCCTACCTCTATACGCGTATTGTGGGGGATCATGATCGCAGCCATTGCGGGAGTACTTCTATACGCAGGAGGGTTAAAAGCAATGCAAACGGCCTCCATTATTGCCGGTTTCCCTATCGCCATTTTTATCGCGGTGATGAGCTTAACGCTGTTTCATAGTATTCGACGCGAACCTAAGCCATGGGCAATGCTTCCTGAACATGTTCACCCAGAACAAGAGAAACTTGATGGTCCTGTTGAACCGCTTGTTGAAAGCAAAACTGTGGCTTCCGAGCCTATCGCTTCAAGATCCTCGCTGAAAGATGATTCCACACTCAATCAGGGACCAGTACTAAGTTAG
- a CDS encoding IS3 family transposase (programmed frameshift) translates to MKSTTKRTQRDYSLAFKLTVVDEVEKGSLTYKQAQEKYGIQGCSTVLVWLRKHGRLDWSKGTPNFMSKGDSMTEFNSPPTPEQRIKELEKQLEDAQLKADFFEAVVNVMERDYGVRVNKKAQRSVVQEKTIVGLSVTKFCQLVQISRQAYYKQCQTQSRCEHHEHTVIGFVREVRLKQPRIGTRKLKFLAATKGIQIGRDKLFELLRKHRLLVRARRAYHRTTDSRHRFFCHPNKVKDGLTPTKPEQLWVADITYLPTQNGESYLSLVTDAYSRKIVGFYVDDNMKTQSVKRAFISALRQRQSEEKLIHHSDRGSQYCSKEYQDIHKKHRVTCSMTDGYDCYQNALAERVNGILKMELLLKKPKDLKEARTMVAESVDIYNQMRPHTALKYKTPDEVHRAF, encoded by the exons ATGAAATCAACAACTAAAAGAACTCAGCGCGATTACTCCCTCGCTTTTAAACTCACTGTAGTTGATGAGGTTGAAAAAGGAAGCCTCACTTACAAACAAGCCCAAGAGAAGTATGGCATCCAAGGTTGCTCTACGGTTTTGGTTTGGCTTCGTAAGCATGGTCGACTAGATTGGTCTAAAGGGACACCTAACTTTATGTCCAAAGGAGACTCTATGACCGAGTTCAATTCACCTCCTACACCAGAGCAACGTATTAAAGAGCTTGAAAAGCAGCTCGAAGATGCTCAACTCAAAGCCGACTTCTTTGAAGCTGTCGTGAACGTTATGGAACGTGACTATGGTGTTAGAGTGA ACAAAAAAGCACAAAGAAGCGTTGTCCAAGAGAAAACCATAGTAGGTTTGAGCGTTACGAAGTTTTGTCAGTTAGTACAAATCTCTCGCCAAGCTTATTATAAGCAATGCCAAACTCAATCTCGTTGTGAACATCATGAGCATACTGTCATTGGCTTTGTCCGTGAAGTCAGGCTGAAGCAGCCACGCATTGGCACGCGTAAACTGAAGTTCTTAGCAGCAACAAAGGGCATTCAAATAGGTCGCGATAAGCTCTTTGAACTTCTCAGAAAGCATCGGCTGTTAGTGAGAGCAAGACGAGCCTATCACCGAACGACTGACAGCCGTCATCGATTTTTCTGTCACCCAAACAAAGTGAAAGATGGGCTGACACCAACGAAGCCAGAACAACTGTGGGTTGCTGATATTACTTACTTGCCAACTCAAAATGGAGAGAGTTATCTCAGCTTGGTTACAGACGCTTATTCAAGGAAGATTGTTGGTTTTTATGTGGATGACAACATGAAAACTCAATCAGTTAAGCGGGCATTTATCTCAGCTCTCAGGCAACGGCAGAGTGAAGAAAAGCTAATACACCACTCAGATAGAGGTTCACAATACTGTTCGAAGGAATATCAAGATATCCATAAGAAACATAGAGTGACTTGCTCAATGACTGACGGGTATGACTGTTATCAGAATGCTTTAGCTGAGCGTGTAAATGGGATACTCAAAATGGAGCTCTTGCTGAAGAAACCGAAAGATCTGAAAGAAGCAAGGACGATGGTAGCAGAGTCCGTAGATATCTATAATCAAATGAGGCCTCATACGGCTTTAAAATACAAAACGCCCGATGAAGTACATCGAGCGTTTTAG
- a CDS encoding LysR substrate-binding domain-containing protein, whose product MKIKPLPPLNSLVAFEASARHLSFTLAADELNVTQGAISRQIRQLEEYLGKAMFTRANRSINLTPTGLQYYQAVSQSLLDIAQITGEVKKWQGEQKITVATTNAMAALWLLPKVAQFQNEHDDIDIRILASDNVLDLRRLDCDIALFYCRTPPAEMDVTTLFSEEVFPVCSPLYLEKIGQPSEPEEIFNKTLLYLEESQRDWVNWEQWFASVGLPNISPRNRMNINNYPMLLQAAINGQGIALAWGSLVDDYLQSGALVRPVEHVLSTPSNFSMLEPKNRGLIPASVKRFREWLLHQLPDEVGDRGLA is encoded by the coding sequence ATGAAAATCAAACCCCTCCCTCCTTTAAATAGCCTCGTTGCGTTTGAAGCGTCGGCGCGGCACTTGAGTTTTACGTTAGCCGCTGACGAGCTAAACGTGACCCAAGGTGCTATCAGTCGCCAAATTAGACAATTAGAAGAATACTTAGGCAAGGCTATGTTCACGCGAGCCAATCGAAGCATTAATTTAACGCCTACAGGTCTTCAATATTATCAAGCTGTCAGCCAATCTTTGCTCGATATTGCTCAAATCACGGGTGAAGTGAAGAAGTGGCAGGGCGAACAAAAGATCACGGTTGCGACGACAAATGCAATGGCAGCCTTGTGGTTGTTGCCTAAGGTTGCCCAATTTCAAAATGAACATGATGACATCGATATAAGGATATTGGCCTCAGATAATGTGTTGGACTTACGCCGATTAGATTGCGATATCGCCTTGTTTTATTGTCGCACTCCACCTGCGGAAATGGACGTGACAACGCTATTCTCAGAAGAAGTATTCCCTGTGTGTAGCCCGCTTTATCTAGAGAAAATCGGCCAGCCTAGTGAGCCAGAAGAAATCTTCAATAAAACGTTACTCTATCTGGAAGAGTCTCAAAGAGATTGGGTGAATTGGGAGCAGTGGTTTGCGAGTGTAGGATTGCCAAATATTTCGCCTCGTAATCGCATGAACATCAATAACTATCCAATGCTGTTACAAGCGGCAATTAATGGTCAGGGCATCGCGTTAGCCTGGGGGTCATTAGTGGACGACTATTTACAAAGCGGTGCTTTAGTTAGGCCAGTCGAACACGTGCTTTCAACACCTTCCAATTTTTCTATGCTTGAACCTAAAAATAGAGGTTTAATCCCAGCCAGCGTCAAACGTTTTAGAGAATGGCTTTTGCATCAGTTGCCAGATGAGGTAGGTGATCGAGGCTTAGCTTAA
- a CDS encoding aromatic ring-hydroxylating oxygenase subunit alpha: MSNVNQTIIPVELVDNVLNPISEATGMPNQAYTSEEYFTFERDQVFGNTWVCIGFASDLLKNGYVMPLDFMNLPLLMMRNRQGEVQVFHNVCSHRGMKLVHEAGEVQGMIRCPYHSWTYDLDGNLKGTPHIGGIAKHKDDRFKCEKHGLKPLRSAVWMDMVFVNLSGKAESFEEHIAPLEQRWQQFLGEEGLGLLRRVNMGGNLEIEVKSNWKLAVENYCEAYHLPWVHPSLNSYSRLEDHYNIMFAERFAGQGSLAYNLSDTAGTHLPKFPSWPEDKLRHAEYVALFPNVLLGIQADHAFAMMIEPITANKSVEHLRVFYVGDEATKDEFAACRTATVESWRVVFGEDIGAVEGMQEGRYSPGFGGGVFSPEMDVPTHFFQTWLAKQVKAALEQ; encoded by the coding sequence ATGAGCAATGTCAACCAAACCATTATTCCTGTTGAACTTGTTGATAATGTACTGAACCCAATCAGTGAAGCAACAGGAATGCCGAATCAGGCCTACACCAGCGAAGAGTATTTTACTTTTGAGCGTGATCAGGTGTTTGGTAACACTTGGGTATGCATTGGTTTTGCATCAGACCTGCTTAAAAATGGTTATGTAATGCCACTTGATTTCATGAATCTTCCACTACTCATGATGAGAAATCGTCAAGGTGAAGTCCAAGTCTTCCACAACGTGTGTAGCCACCGAGGTATGAAGCTGGTTCATGAGGCAGGCGAAGTTCAAGGCATGATTCGCTGTCCTTACCATTCATGGACGTACGATCTTGACGGCAATCTAAAAGGCACACCACACATCGGTGGTATCGCAAAACACAAAGATGACCGATTTAAGTGTGAAAAGCATGGCCTTAAGCCACTTCGTTCAGCCGTTTGGATGGACATGGTATTCGTCAACTTATCGGGCAAAGCAGAAAGCTTTGAAGAGCATATCGCGCCGCTAGAGCAACGTTGGCAGCAATTCTTAGGTGAAGAAGGATTAGGGCTTCTTCGCCGCGTGAACATGGGTGGCAACTTAGAGATAGAAGTGAAAAGTAACTGGAAGCTTGCCGTAGAAAACTACTGTGAAGCTTACCACTTACCTTGGGTGCATCCGAGTTTGAACAGTTATTCTCGCCTAGAGGATCACTACAACATCATGTTTGCAGAGCGTTTTGCTGGCCAAGGTAGTCTCGCATACAACCTCTCTGATACTGCAGGAACACACTTACCTAAATTTCCAAGCTGGCCAGAAGATAAACTGCGTCATGCAGAATATGTTGCACTCTTTCCAAACGTGTTGCTTGGTATTCAAGCCGATCATGCCTTTGCGATGATGATTGAACCAATCACTGCGAATAAGAGTGTTGAGCACCTACGTGTTTTCTATGTGGGTGATGAAGCAACGAAAGATGAGTTCGCTGCGTGCCGTACTGCTACCGTTGAGTCATGGCGAGTCGTATTCGGCGAAGATATTGGAGCGGTCGAAGGTATGCAGGAAGGTCGTTACTCACCTGGCTTTGGTGGTGGTGTGTTCTCACCAGAAATGGATGTTCCGACGCATTTCTTCCAAACCTGGTTGGCAAAGCAAGTGAAAGCGGCACTGGAGCAGTAA